The following proteins are encoded in a genomic region of Neovison vison isolate M4711 chromosome 12, ASM_NN_V1, whole genome shotgun sequence:
- the MCHR1 gene encoding melanin-concentrating hormone receptor 1 — MDLGASLLPTGPNSSNTSDGPDNLTSAGPPPRTGSVSYINIIMPSVFGTICLLGIIGNSTVIFAVVKKSKLHWCSNVPDIFIINLSVVDLLFLLGMPFMIHQLMGNGVWHFGETMCTLITAMDANSQFTSTYILTAMAIDRYLATVHPISSTKFRKPSVATLVICLLWALSFISITPVWLYARLIPFPGGTVGCGIRLPNPDTDLYWFTLYQFFLAFALPFVVITAAYVRILQRMTSSVAPASQRSIRLRTKRVTRTAIAICLVFFVCWAPYYVLQLTQLSISRPTLTFVYLYNAAISLGYANSCLNPFVYIVLCETFRKRLVLSVKPAAQGQLRAISNAQTADEERTESKGT; from the exons ATGGACCTGGGAGCCTCGCTGCTGCCCACTGGCCCCAATTCCAGCAACACCTCGGATGGCCCCGATAACCTCACCTCGGCCG GGCCACCTCCTCGCACAGGGAGTGTCTCCTACATCAACATCATCATGCCTTCCGTGTTCGGCACCATCTGCCTCCTGGGCATCATCGGGAACTCCACGGTCATCTTCGCGGTGGTGAAGAAGTCCAAACTGCACTGGTGCAGCAACGTCCCCGACATCTTCATCATCAACCTCTCGGTGGTGGACCTCCTCTTTCTCCTGGGCATGCCCTTCATGATCCACCAGCTCATGGGCAATGGCGTCTGGCACTTTGGAGAAACCATGTGCACATTGATCACGGCCATGGACGCCAACAGTCAGTTCACAAGCACCTACATCCTGACGGCCATGGCCATTGACCGCTACCTGGCCACTGTCCACCCCATCTCTTCCACCAAGTTCCGGAAGCCCTCTGTGGCCACCCTGGTGATCTGCCTCCTGTGGGCCCTCTCCTTCATCAGCATCACCCCCGTGTGGCTCTACGCTAGGCTCATCCCCTTCCCGGGGGGCACGGTGGGCTGCGGCATCCGCCTGCCCAACCCAGACACTGACCTTTACTGGTTCACCCTGTACCAGTTCTTCCTGGCCTTTGCCCTGCCCTTCGTGGTCATCACTGCCGCGTACGTGAGGATCCTGCAGCGCATGACGTCCTCTGTAGCTCCTGCCTCTCAACGCAGCATCCGGCTGCGGACCAAGAGGGTGACTCGAACGGCCATCGCCATCTGCCTGGTCTTCTTTGTGTGCTGGGCTCCCTACTATGTGCTCCAGCTGACCCAGCTGTCCATCAGCCGCCCAACCCTCACCTTTGTCTACCTGTACAACGCCGCCATCAGCTTGGGCTATGCCAACAGCTGCCTCAACCCCTTTGTATACATCGTGCTCTGTGAGACATTCCGCAAACGCTTGGTCCTGTCGGTGAAGCCAGCTGCCCAGGGACAGCTTCGAGCCATCAGCAACGCCCAGACAGCCGATGAGGAGAGGACAGAAAGCAAAGGCACCTGA